The Lutibacter sp. Hel_I_33_5 genome has a window encoding:
- a CDS encoding 7TM diverse intracellular signaling domain-containing protein produces MIKVTFSSLKIFTQLLCLLVFILFFTSCNKPISDKKIELSIWKTTKDTIVENNNPLLPYQNSKSLEVNYGLWTEALFLKIKLPEKKLENYFLKIGNPLTDSITVYIKENNIFKELQTGMLIPGVKKPQLHILPLIPLNNNYSNTIYAKIKSRVSLDISVSLLSKKQTENSFINISLNAGIIFGALIVFIIGAISIYIKQKNNVYLNYIGAGIFTLFTHLFLIGFPQYYFFSNSIHVSYYLFYISMFFAAFYILLFTRDLLETKENYVKGYKILQFLSISFLLLNFALFFLPTFWLSTITMIVMSIYFFAIIFIGVKISLQRNKIALTFALGWFIYIFGGLLNFLRVLELVPTNFFTQNISSVTLIAEFFVFLITLVFFYKKRKQQEEELILNISQKIKTELNEPNKNKYINLLSKTEIKIIEMIGLGFTSKEIADKLFVTEKTIRNHRYNISKKLELTPEKNNLLKWALQNTV; encoded by the coding sequence ATGATTAAAGTAACTTTTTCTTCCCTAAAAATTTTTACACAATTATTATGTCTCTTAGTTTTTATTTTATTTTTTACAAGCTGCAACAAACCTATCTCAGATAAAAAAATTGAACTTAGCATATGGAAAACTACAAAAGATACTATTGTAGAAAATAATAATCCGCTGTTACCTTATCAGAATAGTAAAAGTTTAGAAGTAAATTATGGATTGTGGACGGAGGCTTTATTTTTAAAAATAAAATTGCCTGAAAAAAAATTGGAAAATTATTTTTTAAAAATTGGAAACCCTCTAACAGATAGTATAACAGTTTATATAAAAGAAAACAACATTTTTAAAGAGTTACAAACTGGCATGTTAATTCCTGGTGTTAAAAAACCACAATTACATATTTTACCTTTAATACCGTTAAACAATAATTACAGCAATACTATTTATGCTAAAATTAAGAGTAGAGTATCATTAGATATCTCTGTATCATTACTATCAAAAAAGCAAACTGAAAACTCTTTCATTAACATAAGTTTAAATGCAGGAATTATTTTTGGAGCTTTAATAGTTTTTATAATTGGTGCAATTTCTATTTACATTAAGCAGAAAAATAATGTTTATCTCAATTATATTGGTGCAGGTATTTTTACTCTTTTTACACATTTATTCTTAATAGGCTTTCCTCAATATTATTTTTTTTCTAATTCAATACATGTTAGTTATTACCTGTTTTATATATCTATGTTTTTTGCTGCCTTTTATATTTTACTTTTTACAAGAGATTTACTAGAAACAAAAGAAAATTATGTAAAAGGGTATAAAATTCTACAATTTTTATCCATTTCTTTTTTGTTATTAAATTTTGCATTGTTTTTCTTACCAACTTTTTGGCTATCAACCATAACTATGATTGTAATGAGCATTTATTTCTTTGCTATCATTTTTATTGGAGTTAAAATTTCTTTGCAAAGAAATAAGATTGCTTTAACTTTTGCCTTAGGGTGGTTTATTTACATTTTTGGAGGATTATTAAATTTCTTAAGGGTATTAGAATTAGTACCAACAAATTTCTTTACCCAAAACATTTCTAGTGTAACCCTTATTGCAGAATTTTTTGTCTTTTTAATAACTTTAGTTTTCTTTTACAAAAAAAGAAAACAACAGGAAGAAGAATTGATTTTAAATATATCTCAAAAAATAAAAACTGAATTAAATGAACCTAATAAAAACAAATACATCAATCTTTTATCTAAAACGGAAATAAAAATTATTGAAATGATTGGATTAGGTTTTACAAGTAAAGAAATTGCTGACAAACTTTTTGTTACAGAAAAAACAATTAGAAATCATAGATATAACATATCGAAAAAGTTAGAACTTACCCCAGAAAAGAACAATTTATTAAAATGGGCACTTCAAAATACAGTATAA
- the topA gene encoding type I DNA topoisomerase, with protein MAKNLVIVESPAKAKTIEKFLGKDFQVESSFGHIADLPSKELGIDVDGDFSAKYIISDDKKPVVKKLKALAKKAEIVWLASDEDREGEAIAWHLKEQLGLTDENTKRIVFHEITKNAILKAVDNPRDIDYNMVNAQQARRVLDRLVGYELSPVLWRKVKGGLSAGRVQSVAVRLIVEKERSIIGFNAETHYKVVAEFSNSEGKKFKATIPKNFDSKKSAEDFLESCSNADFSIADLTKKPAKKSPAAPFTTSTLQQEASRKLGFPVGKTMQVAQRLYEAGLITYMRTDSVNLSVDARNAAEEEITSYYGEEYSKQRVFKSKAKGAQEAHEAIRPTNMKMHSISSEYDQNRLYDLIWKRTLASQMSDAQLERTNVKIDNSENEKIFTANGEMIKFDGFLKVYLEGNDNEDEEQAGMLPNLKIGQNLDYNFINATQRFTSPPYRFTEASLVKQLEELGIGRPSTYAPTISTVQRRGYVEKGTNEGLEREYQQMILSNGTVKSQMLTEKTGSDKNKLIPTDIGNIVNDFLVANFSNILDFGFTAKVENSFDDISEGSEDWTEMIKGFYTNFHKTVEDVKENAERESGERILGKHPESGKTVLVRLGKFGPIAQIGAPEDEDKSFASLNKDQNLGTITMKEALELFLLPKTLGVYEGEEVIVSNGRFGPYIRFGTMFVSLDRGENPMEVDLPRAEELIVAKQKADAPIYHYEELPVQKGVGRFGPFIKWNSMFINVNKKYDFDNLSDDDIIELIEVKKQKEIDKVIHNWEDVGIRVEKARWGRFNVIKGKIKVELPKTTKIEKMKKEEAVKLIEAKTPKKKTTRKKTVKKK; from the coding sequence ATGGCAAAGAATTTAGTAATAGTTGAATCACCCGCAAAAGCAAAAACAATAGAGAAATTTCTTGGAAAAGATTTTCAAGTAGAGTCTAGTTTTGGTCATATTGCAGATTTACCGTCTAAAGAATTAGGAATAGATGTGGATGGCGATTTTAGCGCAAAATATATTATTTCTGATGATAAAAAACCGGTAGTAAAGAAGTTAAAAGCGCTGGCTAAAAAAGCAGAAATTGTTTGGTTGGCAAGTGATGAGGATCGAGAAGGAGAAGCGATAGCTTGGCATTTAAAAGAACAATTAGGCTTAACGGATGAGAATACTAAACGAATTGTTTTTCATGAAATTACTAAAAACGCAATTTTAAAAGCTGTAGATAATCCAAGAGATATAGATTATAACATGGTAAACGCACAACAAGCACGTAGAGTTTTAGACAGGCTTGTTGGGTACGAATTATCGCCTGTATTATGGCGTAAAGTAAAAGGAGGTTTATCCGCAGGTAGAGTACAATCTGTTGCAGTCCGTTTAATTGTAGAGAAGGAAAGAAGTATTATAGGATTTAATGCAGAAACACATTATAAAGTAGTTGCAGAATTTTCTAATAGCGAAGGGAAAAAATTTAAAGCAACTATTCCAAAAAATTTCGATTCTAAAAAGTCTGCAGAAGATTTTTTAGAATCGTGCTCTAATGCTGATTTTTCAATTGCAGATTTAACAAAAAAACCAGCAAAAAAATCACCAGCTGCTCCGTTTACAACATCAACTTTACAACAAGAAGCATCAAGAAAATTAGGTTTCCCTGTAGGTAAAACTATGCAGGTGGCACAACGTTTATATGAAGCGGGTCTAATTACTTATATGAGAACAGATAGTGTTAATTTATCTGTGGATGCTAGGAATGCTGCCGAAGAAGAAATTACAAGTTATTACGGAGAAGAATATAGTAAACAACGTGTTTTTAAATCGAAGGCAAAAGGTGCTCAAGAAGCGCATGAAGCTATTAGGCCTACAAATATGAAAATGCATTCTATTTCATCTGAATATGATCAAAATAGATTGTACGACTTAATTTGGAAAAGAACATTGGCTTCTCAAATGAGTGATGCGCAATTAGAACGTACAAATGTAAAAATTGATAATTCTGAAAACGAAAAAATCTTCACCGCAAACGGAGAAATGATAAAGTTTGATGGTTTCTTAAAAGTGTATTTAGAAGGAAATGACAATGAAGATGAAGAGCAAGCAGGAATGTTGCCTAATTTAAAAATTGGTCAAAATTTAGATTATAATTTTATCAATGCAACGCAAAGATTTACAAGTCCACCGTATCGTTTTACAGAAGCTTCATTGGTAAAGCAATTAGAAGAGTTAGGTATTGGACGACCATCTACGTATGCACCAACAATTTCTACTGTACAAAGAAGAGGTTATGTAGAAAAAGGTACAAATGAAGGTTTAGAAAGAGAGTATCAACAAATGATATTATCAAATGGAACTGTTAAAAGTCAAATGTTGACAGAGAAAACAGGTTCAGATAAAAATAAATTAATTCCAACTGATATTGGAAATATTGTAAACGACTTTTTAGTTGCTAACTTTTCTAATATTTTGGATTTCGGATTTACTGCTAAAGTGGAAAATTCTTTTGATGATATTTCTGAAGGTAGTGAAGATTGGACAGAAATGATAAAAGGGTTTTATACTAATTTTCATAAAACTGTTGAAGATGTAAAAGAAAATGCAGAAAGAGAAAGTGGAGAGCGAATTTTAGGAAAACACCCAGAATCTGGAAAAACAGTTTTAGTAAGACTTGGTAAATTTGGGCCAATTGCACAAATTGGAGCGCCAGAAGATGAAGATAAGTCTTTTGCAAGTTTAAATAAAGACCAGAATTTAGGAACTATTACTATGAAAGAAGCCTTAGAGCTTTTCTTACTTCCTAAAACTTTAGGTGTTTATGAAGGTGAAGAAGTTATAGTATCTAATGGACGTTTTGGACCGTATATTCGTTTCGGAACCATGTTTGTTTCTCTTGATAGAGGTGAAAACCCTATGGAGGTAGATTTGCCAAGGGCAGAAGAATTAATTGTTGCAAAACAAAAGGCAGATGCACCAATTTATCACTACGAAGAATTACCAGTTCAAAAAGGAGTTGGGCGTTTTGGGCCTTTTATAAAATGGAATTCAATGTTTATCAACGTAAATAAAAAATACGATTTTGATAACCTTTCTGATGACGATATTATTGAATTAATTGAAGTAAAAAAGCAGAAAGAAATAGATAAGGTTATCCATAATTGGGAAGACGTTGGTATTCGTGTAGAAAAGGCACGTTGGGGACGTTTTAACGTTATCAAAGGAAAAATAAAAGTTGAGCTTCCTAAAACAACAAAAATTGAAAAAATGAAGAAAGAAGAAGCTGTGAAATTGATAGAAGCAAAAACACCAAAAAAGAAAACAACAAGAAAAAAAACAGTCAAAAAGAAATAG
- a CDS encoding formimidoylglutamase: MDFQFLTPIKDSVVAHLVLHPSHALGSSMSLHTLQDGFPDLDTISIAIFGIEEDRNAIDNMGCGEDLHLIRKQLYQLFPGNWKTSIADLGNIVKGNMIEDTYFAAKNVIEALLKKNIIPVIIGGGQDFTYSNYKAYDALEQTVNLVCVDSRFDLGSLEDEVNSKSYLSKIIMQQPNNLFNYSNIGYQTYFNSQEEIALLENLYFDSFRLGEAKNLETVEPILRDADIVSIDIGAVRQSEAPANNNASPNGFYGEEICAIARYAGISDKVTSFGIYEYNAKHDNNYQTAHLIAQMIWYFIEGVNYRAKDYPFSTKENYQKFTVVLENDDPINFYKSHKTGRWWIEINLLTDNKYKRHALIPCTYKDYKDAVEQVIPERWYKGMKKMI; encoded by the coding sequence ATGGACTTCCAATTTTTAACCCCTATAAAAGATTCGGTTGTTGCACATTTAGTGCTGCATCCTTCTCATGCGCTTGGTAGTAGCATGAGTCTTCATACTTTACAAGACGGTTTTCCAGATTTAGATACTATTTCCATAGCCATTTTTGGGATAGAAGAAGATAGAAACGCAATCGATAATATGGGTTGTGGAGAAGATTTACATTTAATTCGTAAACAATTATATCAATTATTTCCTGGAAATTGGAAAACAAGCATAGCTGATTTAGGAAATATAGTTAAAGGAAATATGATTGAGGATACTTATTTTGCTGCTAAAAATGTAATTGAAGCACTTTTAAAGAAAAATATAATTCCTGTAATTATTGGAGGTGGGCAAGACTTTACCTATTCAAATTACAAGGCGTATGATGCGTTAGAGCAAACCGTAAATTTGGTTTGTGTAGATAGTCGTTTTGATTTAGGATCATTAGAGGATGAAGTTAATTCTAAATCCTATTTGAGTAAAATTATTATGCAACAGCCTAATAATTTATTTAACTATAGCAATATTGGATATCAAACCTATTTTAATTCTCAAGAAGAAATAGCGTTATTAGAAAATTTATATTTTGATAGCTTTCGATTAGGTGAGGCTAAAAACCTAGAAACAGTTGAGCCAATTTTAAGAGATGCAGACATTGTTAGTATTGATATTGGTGCAGTAAGACAAAGTGAAGCGCCAGCAAATAATAATGCTTCGCCAAACGGATTTTATGGTGAAGAGATTTGTGCTATTGCAAGATATGCTGGGATTAGTGATAAAGTAACATCATTTGGTATTTATGAATACAATGCCAAGCATGATAACAATTACCAAACAGCACATTTAATAGCGCAAATGATTTGGTACTTTATAGAGGGAGTAAATTATAGAGCAAAAGATTATCCTTTTAGTACCAAAGAAAACTATCAAAAATTTACGGTGGTTTTAGAAAATGACGACCCAATAAATTTTTATAAGAGCCATAAAACAGGAAGATGGTGGATAGAGATAAATTTACTAACGGATAATAAATATAAAAGACATGCGTTAATACCATGTACATATAAAGATTACAAAGATGCAGTTGAGCAAGTTATACCAGAAAGATGGTATAAAGGCATGAAAAAAATGATTTAA
- the gldK gene encoding gliding motility lipoprotein GldK encodes MKIRIILLALILAGFYSCGSNDRGELVGIKTKAKWFKEKPLGMVLIPGGSFTMGKQDEDLMGTLSSSARTVTVRPFYMDETEITNNEYKMFVHWVRDSIVRTKLAYQAEFAELSADVDPTTGEPINNGGIQDYAFSTAKDTTSAYNKYMLENYYGFGSGLDSLKPLDWSNEIIWDKQDYPDVDYVEVMDSLYVKKDEATDGIRVFDPKHLNYRYSWFDGNAAVKKGGNRKDFLKVEMVNVYPDTTVWVKDFNYSYNDPMHQDYFYHQAYGDYPVVGIDWHQAKAFCNWRTKYKNDKNRGKKGFVAIPKFRLPTEAEWEYAARGGLNYAKYPWGGPGTTSDRGCFLANFKPVRGDYAADGALYTVESKSFNANDYGLYNMAGNVSEWTNTAYNMASYLMGSTMNPNVEDINNKRKIIRGGSWKDVAYFLEVSSRDYEYSDTARSYIGFRTVQNSLGKFNQ; translated from the coding sequence ATGAAGATAAGAATAATATTATTAGCACTTATTTTAGCAGGTTTTTACAGTTGTGGATCTAATGATAGAGGTGAACTTGTAGGGATAAAAACTAAAGCTAAATGGTTTAAAGAAAAACCATTAGGAATGGTATTAATTCCTGGAGGATCTTTTACAATGGGTAAGCAAGATGAAGATTTAATGGGAACATTAAGTTCTTCCGCTAGAACTGTAACTGTACGTCCTTTTTATATGGATGAAACAGAGATTACCAACAATGAGTATAAAATGTTTGTCCATTGGGTACGAGATTCTATAGTTAGAACAAAGTTAGCGTATCAAGCAGAATTTGCAGAATTAAGTGCTGATGTTGATCCAACAACAGGAGAACCAATTAATAATGGCGGAATACAAGATTACGCATTTTCAACAGCAAAAGATACTACAAGTGCTTACAATAAATATATGCTTGAGAACTATTACGGATTTGGTTCTGGATTAGATTCTTTAAAGCCTTTAGATTGGTCAAACGAAATTATTTGGGATAAACAAGACTATCCAGATGTAGATTATGTAGAGGTAATGGATTCTTTATATGTTAAAAAAGATGAAGCAACTGATGGTATTAGAGTTTTTGATCCTAAACACTTAAATTATAGATACTCTTGGTTTGATGGTAATGCAGCTGTTAAAAAAGGGGGTAATAGAAAAGATTTCTTAAAAGTAGAAATGGTTAATGTATATCCGGATACAACAGTTTGGGTAAAAGATTTTAACTATTCTTATAATGACCCAATGCATCAAGATTATTTTTACCATCAAGCTTATGGAGATTATCCTGTAGTAGGTATTGATTGGCATCAAGCAAAAGCATTTTGTAATTGGAGAACTAAGTATAAAAACGATAAAAATAGAGGTAAGAAAGGTTTTGTTGCTATACCTAAATTTAGATTACCTACAGAAGCAGAATGGGAATATGCTGCTCGTGGAGGTTTAAATTATGCAAAATACCCTTGGGGTGGACCTGGTACAACAAGTGATAGAGGTTGTTTCTTAGCTAACTTTAAACCCGTAAGAGGAGATTATGCTGCAGATGGTGCTTTATATACGGTAGAAAGTAAATCATTTAATGCAAATGACTATGGTTTGTATAATATGGCTGGTAATGTCTCTGAATGGACAAATACAGCATATAATATGGCTTCTTATTTAATGGGATCTACAATGAATCCAAATGTAGAAGATATTAATAATAAAAGAAAAATAATTAGAGGAGGCTCTTGGAAAGATGTTGCATATTTCTTGGAAGTGAGCTCTAGAGATTACGAATATTCAGATACAGCAAGAAGCTATATTGGCTTTAGAACTGTACAAAATTCATTAGGAAAATTTAATCAATAA
- the gldL gene encoding gliding motility protein GldL yields the protein MAQSQGKKKMMNMVYGLGAAIVIIGALFKIQHISIGPLTGGLMLTIGLLVEAAVFAFSAFDTPEEDLDWTKVYPELGDSNEEASGPSGMLSKKLDNLLKEANVDNELMSNLGKSINNFTTAAEGLNVASETISVTNKYNDQVSLAAVQMESLNGLYKVQMENANKQSELNSSMVENSEKLKEQMESLASSLSSLNGVYGGMLSAMSKN from the coding sequence ATGGCACAATCACAAGGAAAAAAGAAAATGATGAATATGGTCTACGGACTAGGAGCAGCAATTGTAATTATTGGAGCTTTATTTAAAATTCAGCATATCTCTATAGGTCCTTTAACAGGAGGATTAATGTTAACAATAGGTTTATTAGTAGAAGCAGCTGTATTTGCTTTTTCAGCATTCGATACTCCAGAAGAAGATTTAGACTGGACAAAAGTATACCCAGAATTAGGAGATAGTAATGAAGAAGCTAGCGGTCCTTCTGGAATGTTATCAAAAAAATTAGATAACTTATTAAAAGAAGCAAATGTAGATAATGAGTTAATGTCTAATTTAGGTAAGAGTATTAATAATTTTACTACCGCAGCAGAAGGATTAAACGTAGCGTCAGAAACTATCTCTGTAACTAATAAGTATAATGATCAAGTTTCTTTAGCAGCTGTACAAATGGAATCTTTAAATGGATTGTATAAAGTACAAATGGAAAACGCAAATAAACAATCTGAATTAAATAGTTCTATGGTAGAGAATTCAGAAAAATTAAAAGAACAAATGGAATCGTTAGCTTCTAGCTTATCTTCTTTAAATGGAGTCTACGGTGGTATGCTTTCAGCAATGTCAAAAAATTAA
- the gldM gene encoding gliding motility protein GldM produces the protein MASGKESARQKMINLMYLVFIAMLAMNMSKEVLSAFGFMNERLTENNASTTEKNNSAYDNLATKASEQAAKFGPLKEQADKIKTYSADFYSYLEDLKAKMTAKVEDKTAYESMDKTDFLDEYFFKGDGFTPEGSEFLNKINSYRTNVSSVLGADNKFTPIVAKRFNTDDINRGGKKTQKWLKARYEGFPLVASLTNLTQMQADIKNTESDIVSDLLGGKLEEALSLSNYQGIVQLDKTAYFSGDRVQGKVVLGRYDATMVPDKVTLNGRNYTNIKAGQVIIDMPAGNVGNKKIKGSITFTQNGEPVDVPFSSDFSVISQPDEAVISADKMNVVYRGLDNPISVSLPGVGDKDLTVSASGLRKVGAGKYMIRPGASNQVNINVTGKLNSGKTVTSKKVFRVKDIPPAMGMARGEFGIVKMPKASLGRTSIGAGLPDFVFDLKLQVQGFTVKVPGQLAIKVVGSKLNARAKRTLDKARRGDVITIFDIKATIVGNSSYQLKKVLPVSIELTN, from the coding sequence ATGGCATCAGGTAAAGAATCTGCTAGGCAGAAAATGATAAATCTAATGTATCTTGTTTTTATTGCAATGCTTGCAATGAATATGAGTAAGGAAGTACTTTCTGCATTTGGATTTATGAACGAAAGGTTGACAGAGAATAATGCGTCAACAACAGAGAAAAATAATTCAGCATACGATAATTTAGCAACAAAAGCTTCTGAACAAGCAGCTAAGTTTGGTCCTTTAAAAGAACAAGCGGACAAAATTAAAACGTATTCTGCTGACTTTTATTCGTATTTAGAAGACTTAAAAGCAAAAATGACTGCTAAAGTTGAAGATAAGACTGCATATGAATCTATGGATAAAACCGATTTTTTAGATGAATACTTCTTTAAAGGAGATGGTTTTACTCCAGAAGGATCAGAGTTTTTAAATAAAATAAATAGTTATAGAACAAATGTTTCTTCAGTATTAGGAGCAGATAATAAGTTTACACCAATCGTTGCAAAACGTTTTAATACAGATGATATTAATAGAGGAGGAAAGAAAACTCAGAAATGGTTAAAAGCTAGATATGAAGGATTTCCTTTAGTGGCTTCTTTAACTAATTTAACCCAAATGCAAGCAGATATCAAAAACACAGAGAGTGATATTGTTTCAGACTTGTTAGGAGGTAAATTAGAAGAAGCATTATCATTAAGTAACTATCAAGGTATTGTACAGTTAGATAAAACAGCTTATTTTTCTGGAGACAGAGTACAAGGTAAAGTTGTTTTAGGACGTTACGATGCAACTATGGTTCCAGATAAAGTAACGTTAAACGGAAGAAACTATACAAATATAAAAGCAGGTCAAGTAATTATTGATATGCCTGCAGGTAATGTTGGAAATAAAAAGATTAAAGGATCTATTACTTTTACCCAAAATGGTGAGCCAGTAGATGTGCCTTTTTCTAGTGATTTTTCTGTAATCTCACAGCCAGATGAAGCTGTAATTTCTGCAGATAAGATGAATGTGGTGTATAGAGGATTGGATAATCCAATTTCTGTATCACTTCCTGGTGTTGGAGATAAAGATCTAACAGTGTCAGCTTCTGGATTAAGAAAAGTTGGAGCTGGTAAATATATGATTAGACCAGGTGCGTCGAATCAAGTAAATATTAATGTTACTGGTAAATTAAATAGTGGAAAAACAGTTACTTCTAAAAAAGTATTTAGAGTAAAAGATATTCCGCCAGCAATGGGAATGGCGCGTGGAGAGTTTGGTATTGTAAAAATGCCGAAAGCGAGTTTAGGAAGAACTTCTATTGGTGCTGGATTACCAGACTTTGTATTCGATTTAAAATTACAAGTACAAGGGTTTACAGTAAAAGTACCTGGGCAATTAGCAATAAAAGTAGTAGGAAGTAAGTTAAATGCTAGAGCAAAAAGAACATTAGATAAAGCAAGAAGAGGAGATGTAATTACAATTTTTGATATTAAAGCAACAATTGTAGGAAACTCATCTTATCAATTAAAAAAGGTTTTACCTGTTAGTATAGAACTTACTAATTAA
- the gldN gene encoding gliding motility protein GldN — translation MYRNRLIIVLTALLATSYVHAQVNFLNATSVDQIGKKTQEQEAADNDGPLAYGYVDDRDILWSKVVWEFIDLNQKINLPYYFPIDTANISNNRRSLFDTLLKGVKTGKIKDVYGDSFFSTKVTQAELDEKLLDIRGEYKDTFQIQTKDIEGYMIKGMWYFDKRQGELKYRLIALAPMGKDVLTIGRDEIEEKDELYDLFWIFYPSARQILHEARVFNPKNSSHPISFDHLLNARRFSSVIIQEENIFGNRKISDYVRGNSLFQLLEADKIKEGIRNREMDMWNY, via the coding sequence ATGTATAGGAATCGTTTAATTATCGTTTTAACCGCATTATTAGCAACAAGCTATGTACATGCTCAAGTCAATTTTTTAAACGCAACATCAGTAGATCAAATAGGTAAAAAAACACAAGAGCAAGAAGCTGCAGATAATGATGGTCCACTAGCATATGGTTATGTAGATGATCGAGATATTTTATGGTCTAAAGTAGTTTGGGAATTTATAGATTTAAATCAAAAAATAAATTTACCTTACTATTTCCCTATAGATACTGCAAATATTTCTAACAACAGACGCTCTTTGTTTGATACGCTTTTAAAAGGAGTTAAAACAGGTAAGATTAAAGATGTATATGGCGATTCTTTCTTTAGTACAAAGGTTACTCAAGCAGAATTGGATGAAAAATTATTAGATATTAGAGGAGAGTATAAGGACACATTCCAAATTCAAACCAAAGATATTGAAGGCTATATGATAAAAGGAATGTGGTATTTTGATAAGCGTCAAGGTGAATTAAAATATAGATTAATAGCTTTAGCACCTATGGGTAAAGATGTTTTAACAATTGGAAGAGATGAAATAGAAGAAAAAGACGAATTATATGATTTGTTTTGGATTTTCTATCCATCAGCAAGACAAATTTTACACGAAGCAAGAGTTTTTAACCCTAAAAATTCATCACATCCAATATCATTTGATCACTTGCTAAATGCAAGGCGATTTAGCTCCGTCATCATACAAGAAGAGAATATTTTTGGTAATAGAAAAATATCTGATTACGTCCGCGGGAATTCTTTATTTCAGCTGTTAGAAGCCGATAAAATAAAAGAAGGTATTCGTAATCGAGAAATGGATATGTGGAATTACTAA
- a CDS encoding FAD-binding oxidoreductase: MKKKVDYIIVGLGLAGLAFAEELSEANKSFIVFEDDSQTSSLVAGGVYNPVILKRFTPVWNAKEQLEIALPFYERLERKFNAKFDEKFQIKKVFKSIEDQNNWFEASDKPLLSNYLNPIIDHQKIDGIIADFGFGNVKEAGRIDTKKLVERYREYLQKEHKIIFEKFDYDLIEIEENQVNYKDTCANRIVFCEGFGIKQNPFFNYLPLNEAKGELLTIHAPDLQIDFLLKSTLFVMPLGDHLYKVGATFNWTDKTSNPSKEGKEELVEKLKKVITVPYTIVSQSAGIRPTVAGRRPLIGIHPVHGNLVVLNGLGTRGVMIAPTMAKQLFNHLEKGGTLETEVDIKRFG, translated from the coding sequence GTGAAAAAAAAGGTAGATTATATAATTGTTGGTTTAGGATTGGCAGGATTAGCTTTTGCTGAAGAATTATCGGAAGCAAATAAGTCTTTTATTGTCTTTGAAGACGATTCTCAAACATCATCTTTAGTGGCAGGAGGTGTTTATAATCCAGTTATTTTAAAACGATTTACTCCAGTTTGGAATGCTAAAGAACAATTAGAAATCGCATTACCCTTTTATGAAAGGTTAGAAAGAAAATTCAATGCAAAGTTCGATGAGAAGTTTCAAATAAAAAAAGTTTTTAAATCTATTGAAGACCAAAATAATTGGTTTGAAGCATCAGATAAGCCATTGTTATCAAACTATCTTAATCCTATAATTGATCATCAGAAAATAGACGGAATTATCGCTGATTTTGGCTTTGGAAATGTAAAAGAAGCTGGAAGAATTGATACTAAAAAGCTAGTAGAAAGATATAGAGAATATTTGCAAAAGGAACATAAAATTATTTTTGAAAAGTTTGATTATGATTTAATTGAGATTGAAGAAAATCAAGTTAATTATAAAGATACCTGTGCAAATAGAATTGTTTTTTGTGAAGGTTTTGGTATCAAACAAAATCCTTTTTTTAATTATTTACCATTAAATGAAGCAAAAGGAGAATTACTAACAATTCATGCTCCAGATTTACAGATTGATTTTTTATTAAAATCGACCTTGTTTGTAATGCCTTTAGGTGATCATCTATATAAAGTAGGTGCCACTTTTAATTGGACAGATAAAACATCAAACCCATCTAAAGAAGGAAAAGAAGAGTTGGTGGAAAAACTAAAGAAGGTAATTACTGTTCCATATACAATTGTTTCACAATCAGCAGGAATTAGACCTACTGTAGCTGGTAGAAGACCTTTGATTGGAATTCATCCTGTTCATGGAAATTTAGTAGTATTAAACGGATTAGGAACTCGAGGAGTAATGATTGCTCCAACAATGGCAAAACAACTTTTTAATCACTTAGAAAAAGGAGGTACACTAGAAACAGAGGTAGATATTAAGCGGTTTGGCTAA